From one Rattus norvegicus strain BN/NHsdMcwi chromosome 7, GRCr8, whole genome shotgun sequence genomic stretch:
- the Akap8 gene encoding A-kinase anchor protein 8 isoform X3, protein MEQSYGGYGAWSAGPANTQGTYGSGVASWQGYENYSYYNAQNTSVPTGTPYSYGPASWEATKASDGGLAAGSSAMHVASFAPEPCTDNSDSLIAKINQRLDMLSKEGGRGGISSGGEGMQDRDSSFRFQPYESYDSRPCMPEHTPYRPSYSYDYDFDLGTDRNGSFGGTFNDCRDPTPERGALDGFLRGRGQGRFQDRSNSSTFIRSDPFMPPSASSEPLSTTWSELNYMGGRGLGGPSTNRPPPSLFSQSMAPDYSMMGMQGVGGFGGTMPYGCGRSQTRIRDWPRRRGFERFGPDNMGRKRKPFPLYEEPDAKLARADSEGDLSENDDGAGDLRSGDEEFRGEDDLCDSRKQRGPATQPG, encoded by the exons ATGGAGCAAAGCTACGGAG GTTATGGGGCATGGAGTGCTGGACCTGCCAACACCCAGG GTACATATGGAAGTGGTGTGGCCAGCTGGCAAG GTTATGAAAACTACAGCTACTACAATGCCCAGAACACCAGTGTCCCTACAGGAACACCCTATAGTTATGGCCCAGCCTCGTGGGAGGCCACCAAGGCCAGTGATGGTGGCCTGGCAGCTGGGAGTTCTGCTATGCATGTGGCCTCTTTTGCCCCAGAGCCATGCACCGACAACTCTGACTCGCTCATTGCCAAGATCAATCAACGTTTGGACATGTTGTCCAAGGAAGGAGGCAGGGGTGGGATCAGCAGCGGTGGGGAGGGCATGCAGGACCGAGACAG CTCCTTCCGCTTCCAGCCATATGAGTCCTACGACTCCAGGCCCTGTATGCCTGAGCATACTCCCTACCGCCCCAGCTACAGTTACGATTATGACTTTGACTTGGGAACTGACCGCAATGGTAGTTTTGGCGGGACATTCAACGACTGTCGGGACCCAACCCCAGAGCGAGGCGCCCTTGATGGTTTCTTAAGGGGCCGGGGCCAGGGCCGCTTCCAGGACCGGAGCAACTCGAGCACCTTCATACGTagtgaccccttcatgccacccTCAGCCTCCTCAGAGCCCTTATCCACCACCTGGAGTGAGCTGAACTACATGGGTGGACGTGGTCTAGGTGGGCCCTCCACCAACAGGCcgcctccttccctcttctcccagtccaTGGCCCCTGACTACAGCATGATGGGCATGCAGGGGGTGGGCGGTTTTGGTGGCACCATGCCTTATGGATGTGGCCGGTCCCAGACTCGGATACGGGATTGG cCCAGAAGGAGGGGGTTTGAACGCTTTGGACCAGACAACATGGGCAGGAAGCGGAAGCCGTTTCCATTGTATGAAGAACCTGATGCCAAGCTGGCCCGTGCTGACAGTGAAGGAGACCTCTCTGAAAACG ATGATGGAGCTGGTGACTTACGGTCAGGAGATGAAGAATTTAGGGGG GAGGACGACCTCTGTGACTCCCGGAAGCAGAGAG GTCCTGCTACCCAACCGGGATGA